One genomic segment of Vibrio fluvialis includes these proteins:
- a CDS encoding MetQ/NlpA family ABC transporter substrate-binding protein — MKGLKKVGQWALVATLFAGLTACGQNDQAEIKVGATVGPHAQVVEAVAKEAAKQGLNVKVVEFSDYITPNAALEDGSIDINSYQHQPFLDNYNSSHNSHLVSIGESILMRMGVYSNKYHTIEDLPDGARIAIPNDPTNGGRGLLLFADANLIKLRDGVGFKASLNDIVDNPKQFQFIEVDAAQLPRTLDDVDAAAITMNYVMSAGLDPKKQGIYLESKQAPLAVMVIATREKDKDNEAYKKFVQIYQSQPIRDFMQDTFKGTIEPAF, encoded by the coding sequence ATGAAAGGATTGAAGAAAGTTGGTCAGTGGGCGTTGGTGGCAACCCTGTTTGCTGGTTTAACCGCATGTGGTCAGAACGATCAGGCGGAGATCAAAGTGGGCGCCACAGTTGGCCCGCACGCACAAGTGGTGGAAGCTGTCGCAAAAGAAGCCGCGAAACAGGGCCTGAATGTGAAAGTGGTGGAGTTTTCCGACTACATTACGCCAAACGCGGCACTGGAAGATGGCAGCATCGACATCAACAGCTACCAGCATCAACCATTCTTGGATAACTACAACAGCAGCCACAACTCGCACTTGGTTTCGATTGGTGAATCGATTCTGATGCGTATGGGTGTGTACTCGAACAAATATCACACGATTGAAGATCTGCCAGACGGCGCGCGCATCGCGATTCCAAACGATCCAACCAACGGCGGCCGCGGCCTGCTGCTGTTTGCTGATGCGAACCTGATCAAACTGCGCGACGGCGTAGGCTTTAAAGCGTCACTGAATGACATCGTTGATAACCCAAAACAGTTCCAGTTTATCGAAGTGGATGCGGCGCAACTGCCACGCACACTGGATGACGTAGACGCCGCAGCAATCACCATGAACTATGTGATGTCTGCCGGTCTGGATCCGAAAAAGCAGGGCATTTACTTAGAGTCGAAACAGGCACCGCTGGCGGTCATGGTGATTGCAACGCGTGAAAAAGACAAAGACAACGAAGCGTACAAGAAATTTGTGCAAATCTATCAATCGCAGCCAATTCGTGACTTCATGCAAGATACGTTCAAAGGCACGATTGAACCTGCTTTCTAA
- a CDS encoding multidrug effflux MFS transporter encodes MNIKPSLGLMVVLLMFPQIVETTYSPALGSIAQSFSVSYSQAAQTLSVYFLAFAVGVVVWGILADKLGRRPTMMIGLFIYGISALVAMYTESFFIIMVARALSAFGIAVGSVVTQTMLRDAFSREELGKVFSVMGIGISISPVLGMLLGGQLTAMGGHHYVFLALFVMALALFLYNLFKLPETQMERQPLRLGCLSMRMWKDSHIWFSALLVALYNIALFSYYQLGAFTFAELGYGSEQFGYSGVVLGFGTLLGSYLNKTLLSKQVLQRSLLWVSAMLLTAGAIGVYITLDSIWFVASMMLVVMSFGIAIPNVLSVALVDYKPQAGSAGALFGLLYYLLIGGGLALVGEVQHLGKVLIVVSAATVVVTSLRK; translated from the coding sequence ATGAATATAAAACCTTCATTAGGGTTGATGGTTGTACTGCTGATGTTTCCGCAAATCGTGGAAACCACTTACAGCCCAGCTTTGGGGTCTATTGCTCAATCATTCTCCGTCAGCTATTCCCAAGCTGCCCAAACGTTATCGGTATACTTCTTGGCGTTCGCTGTTGGCGTCGTGGTCTGGGGAATATTGGCAGACAAGTTGGGTAGACGCCCAACAATGATGATTGGCTTGTTTATTTACGGTATTTCGGCTTTGGTAGCGATGTATACGGAGAGCTTTTTCATCATTATGGTCGCACGGGCATTGAGTGCGTTCGGCATTGCGGTCGGGTCCGTTGTGACACAGACGATGCTTCGCGATGCGTTTAGCCGCGAAGAATTAGGTAAAGTTTTTAGCGTAATGGGAATTGGGATCTCCATTAGCCCTGTATTAGGCATGCTCTTAGGTGGCCAACTGACAGCAATGGGTGGTCATCACTATGTGTTCTTGGCACTGTTTGTCATGGCTCTAGCCTTATTCTTGTACAACCTCTTTAAACTTCCAGAAACGCAAATGGAGCGTCAGCCGCTTCGACTGGGCTGTTTAAGCATGCGTATGTGGAAGGATTCACACATATGGTTCTCAGCGTTGTTAGTTGCGTTGTACAACATTGCTCTATTTTCCTATTACCAGCTTGGCGCATTTACTTTTGCAGAATTAGGTTATGGTTCTGAACAGTTTGGCTACAGCGGTGTGGTATTGGGATTTGGCACGTTATTAGGCAGTTACTTAAACAAAACGTTACTTTCCAAACAAGTGTTACAACGTTCGCTACTTTGGGTGTCGGCAATGCTGTTAACGGCAGGTGCGATAGGGGTTTACATCACGTTAGATTCTATCTGGTTTGTGGCATCGATGATGTTGGTGGTGATGTCTTTTGGTATCGCGATTCCCAACGTGCTGAGCGTTGCTTTGGTTGACTATAAGCCGCAAGCGGGAAGCGCTGGTGCACTGTTCGGGCTATTGTATTACTTATTGATTGGTGGCGGATTGGCTCTGGTTGGCGAAGTTCAACATTTAGGTAAAGTGCTTATAGTCGTTAGCGCCGCGACTGTGGTGGTGACATCGTTGCGAAAGTAA
- a CDS encoding YdcH family protein: MLGENHSLANEYPEHLDTISQLTASDEAFAANASNYNSLDREIRKLELRGAPIDDHSMNSMKLNRAELKDWLHSKIMNM, from the coding sequence ATGCTAGGCGAAAATCACTCTTTAGCGAACGAATATCCAGAACATCTGGATACCATCAGTCAGCTAACCGCGAGCGATGAGGCATTTGCAGCAAATGCGTCGAACTACAATTCACTAGACAGAGAAATTCGAAAACTGGAGCTCAGAGGCGCGCCGATTGACGACCACTCCATGAATTCGATGAAACTCAACCGAGCAGAGCTGAAAGACTGGCTACACAGCAAAATCATGAACATGTGA
- a CDS encoding cache domain-containing protein: MGLISNRKLTVNILLLSIVPLIVVVGIVASILFSQARTLVEDQVQLTRNNVLAAKRQELQQYVELALKSIEPYYRDAQLEEAEAKRLVSEKLSQLTYGRDGYFFVYTWGGEALVLPYQPERVGRNWWDVEDFHGKKLLQELIEVSKQGGGFVEYYWHKPSTQEPLPKLSYAIALEKWGWMLGTGVYLDDIERQIQHMQSGFDQNIGKSSSALFGVVFIAVSVIAGLGASLNLNVRRMANEQLSQLNQQIINSQENERQRVSRELHDGVNQLLVAAKYRIDNVQREQDEQRKQTELEASKEVMEHAIVELRRISRDLRPPQLDDLGLVAGIEAYLNDLRRRTDLELVFEHDIDGVDMVAEVETTLYRVVQESLHNVEKHAEASGVDVVMQREGRLLILTISDDGKGITKERLKQKTAPQDHMGLQNMKERVQAIGGQFSVSSEVGEGTEIRVSLDMEFV, from the coding sequence ATGGGATTGATCAGTAACCGTAAGCTGACGGTGAATATCTTGCTGCTGTCGATTGTGCCGCTGATTGTGGTGGTCGGCATTGTGGCCAGCATTCTGTTCAGTCAGGCCAGAACGCTGGTGGAAGATCAGGTGCAGCTCACGCGCAACAACGTGCTGGCGGCAAAACGTCAGGAGTTGCAACAGTACGTCGAACTGGCGCTGAAAAGCATCGAACCCTACTACCGCGATGCGCAGCTGGAAGAGGCCGAGGCCAAGCGTTTGGTGTCGGAAAAGCTCAGTCAGCTCACCTATGGCCGCGACGGCTATTTCTTTGTCTACACCTGGGGCGGCGAAGCGCTGGTGCTGCCGTATCAGCCGGAACGTGTCGGGCGCAATTGGTGGGATGTGGAAGACTTTCACGGCAAAAAACTGCTGCAGGAGCTGATTGAAGTGTCCAAACAGGGCGGTGGGTTTGTCGAGTATTACTGGCACAAGCCGTCGACGCAGGAGCCGTTGCCTAAACTGAGCTACGCCATCGCGCTGGAAAAATGGGGCTGGATGCTCGGCACCGGCGTCTATCTGGATGATATCGAGCGTCAGATTCAGCACATGCAAAGCGGCTTTGACCAGAACATCGGCAAAAGCAGCAGCGCTTTGTTTGGCGTGGTGTTTATTGCGGTATCGGTGATTGCCGGGCTGGGCGCATCGCTCAACCTGAATGTGCGCCGTATGGCGAACGAGCAACTGAGCCAGCTTAACCAGCAGATCATCAATTCGCAGGAAAATGAGCGCCAGCGCGTGTCGCGAGAGCTGCACGATGGCGTGAACCAGTTGTTGGTGGCCGCCAAATACCGGATTGATAACGTGCAGCGCGAGCAGGATGAGCAGCGTAAGCAAACCGAGCTGGAAGCGAGCAAAGAGGTGATGGAGCACGCGATTGTCGAGCTGCGGCGTATCTCGCGTGATTTGCGTCCGCCGCAGCTTGACGATTTAGGGCTGGTGGCGGGTATTGAAGCGTATCTCAATGATCTGCGCCGCCGCACCGATTTGGAACTGGTGTTTGAACACGATATCGACGGCGTCGATATGGTCGCCGAAGTGGAAACCACCTTGTATCGCGTGGTGCAGGAGTCGCTGCATAACGTGGAAAAACATGCCGAAGCCAGTGGCGTGGATGTGGTGATGCAGCGCGAAGGACGGCTGCTGATCCTCACCATCAGCGACGATGGCAAAGGCATCACCAAAGAGCGATTGAAACAGAAAACAGCGCCGCAGGATCACATGGGGCTGCAAAATATGAAGGAACGGGTACAGGCCATTGGAGGCCAGTTTTCGGTGTCGAGTGAGGTGGGCGAAGGCACTGAAATTCGCGTCAGTTTGGACATGGAGTTTGTATGA
- a CDS encoding PBPRA1643 family SWIM/SEC-C metal-binding motif protein — MSKLFFKGRIDARQNHVISGYNVKRDVKAGTEEAPINVVVPTEARKAEIEALLSEHALVVNIVVDANQPENTVELDTVLNNPKTITFDKTPNRNEPCICGSGKKYKKCCA, encoded by the coding sequence ATGTCCAAACTATTTTTCAAAGGTCGAATCGATGCGAGGCAAAACCACGTCATTTCAGGCTACAACGTCAAACGTGATGTGAAAGCAGGCACGGAAGAAGCTCCAATCAACGTTGTCGTGCCAACCGAAGCTCGTAAAGCCGAGATCGAAGCATTGCTTTCTGAGCACGCTCTGGTCGTTAATATTGTCGTCGACGCAAATCAACCAGAGAACACGGTTGAACTTGATACGGTATTAAACAATCCTAAAACAATTACCTTTGACAAAACACCAAACCGCAACGAACCATGCATTTGCGGCAGCGGCAAAAAGTACAAAAAGTGCTGTGCTTAA
- a CDS encoding response regulator, with translation MIKLVLADDHRLMQDGLKSRLEREDNLSILACVGTGDDALDMTRKLKPDVLLLDINMPRMNGLEVLERIQQSNLSTSVIMLSMHDSKDYVIRAVKAGAKGYVLKDVSSDELVLAINQVAQGRSYLCPQASDKLLEQFNEKPAERDETLSKRESDVLKAIVSGCGNKDIADTLHISVRTVETHRLRIKKKLGASSTAALVKLALEKGLVN, from the coding sequence ATGATAAAGCTAGTATTGGCCGATGATCACCGCTTAATGCAGGATGGTCTGAAATCGCGTCTGGAACGGGAAGATAACCTCAGCATTCTGGCTTGTGTCGGTACGGGAGACGACGCACTGGATATGACGCGCAAGCTCAAGCCGGATGTGCTGCTGCTCGACATCAACATGCCGCGCATGAACGGTTTGGAGGTTTTGGAGCGCATTCAGCAGTCGAATCTCAGTACCTCGGTGATCATGCTGTCGATGCACGACAGCAAAGACTACGTGATTCGCGCCGTGAAAGCGGGTGCGAAAGGGTATGTGCTCAAAGACGTCAGTTCGGATGAACTGGTGCTCGCGATTAATCAGGTCGCGCAGGGGCGCTCATACCTCTGCCCGCAGGCGTCGGATAAGCTGCTGGAGCAGTTCAACGAAAAGCCCGCCGAGCGTGATGAAACGCTGTCGAAACGTGAATCGGATGTGCTGAAAGCCATTGTCAGCGGTTGTGGCAATAAAGACATCGCCGATACGCTGCACATCAGTGTGCGCACGGTGGAAACGCATCGTTTGCGCATCAAAAAGAAACTCGGCGCGTCATCGACCGCCGCGCTGGTGAAACTGGCGTTGGAAAAAGGCTTGGTGAACTGA
- a CDS encoding TRAP transporter large permease: MEPNEWIVIAMFGSFILLLFTGIPVAYVLGGIGIVFGAIGYCADLYLDTFTGLDYTSIGLVVNRIYKIMDNWILVALPMFIFMGNMLDKSGIAEKLMASMQQLFGKVHGGLAVTVMAIGIILAASTGIIGASVVLLTVMSLPTMMRQGYHMPLALGTVASAGTLGILLPPSIMLVIMADQLGLSVGDLFMGALLPGLLLGALYITYILVVGKLSPARAPIPEDVQPVDWRLILQVFKDITPTVILIVVVLGSIFAGIATPTEASGIGALGATLLAAYNRKLNLKVLKEVVLTSYGTTAYIFMIFLGASCFALVLRELGGDELIESFLTGLPFGPYGVIAFILMIVFFLGFFLDWIEITLIALPLLAPVVASLGFELDGHGVVDNPSLVWFVMLVAMALQTSFLTPPVGFALFYLKGVCPEGITLKEIYRGVVPFIVIQLLALVCLVIWPQLVLWVPSVAYG, translated from the coding sequence ATGGAACCGAATGAATGGATTGTGATTGCCATGTTTGGCTCCTTCATACTGCTGCTGTTTACCGGCATTCCGGTGGCGTACGTGCTCGGCGGCATTGGCATTGTGTTCGGGGCGATTGGCTACTGCGCGGATTTGTATCTCGACACCTTTACCGGGCTCGATTACACCAGCATCGGCCTGGTGGTGAACCGCATCTACAAGATCATGGATAACTGGATTCTGGTTGCGCTGCCGATGTTTATCTTTATGGGCAATATGCTCGATAAATCCGGTATCGCCGAAAAGCTGATGGCCTCCATGCAGCAACTGTTCGGTAAAGTGCACGGCGGCCTTGCGGTGACGGTGATGGCGATCGGGATTATTCTCGCGGCCTCGACGGGCATTATCGGCGCATCGGTCGTGCTGCTGACCGTCATGTCGCTGCCGACCATGATGCGTCAGGGCTATCACATGCCACTCGCGCTTGGCACAGTCGCGTCCGCCGGAACGCTCGGCATTCTGCTGCCGCCATCCATCATGCTGGTTATTATGGCTGATCAACTGGGGCTTTCGGTCGGCGACCTGTTTATGGGCGCACTCCTGCCGGGACTGCTGCTTGGCGCGCTCTACATCACCTACATTCTGGTGGTCGGTAAGCTTTCACCAGCACGCGCGCCAATTCCGGAAGACGTACAGCCAGTCGACTGGCGCCTGATCCTGCAGGTGTTTAAAGACATCACGCCAACCGTGATTCTGATTGTGGTGGTGTTAGGCTCCATCTTCGCGGGAATTGCCACGCCCACCGAAGCCTCCGGCATTGGTGCTTTGGGCGCGACGTTGCTGGCCGCGTACAACCGCAAACTCAACCTCAAGGTGCTCAAAGAAGTCGTGCTGACCTCGTATGGCACCACCGCCTATATCTTTATGATTTTCCTTGGCGCGTCGTGCTTTGCCTTGGTGCTGCGCGAACTCGGCGGTGACGAGCTGATCGAATCCTTCCTCACCGGATTGCCGTTCGGCCCCTACGGCGTGATCGCGTTTATTCTGATGATCGTGTTCTTCCTCGGCTTCTTCCTCGACTGGATTGAAATCACGCTGATCGCCCTGCCGCTGCTCGCGCCCGTTGTGGCCAGCCTAGGGTTTGAATTGGATGGTCATGGCGTGGTGGATAACCCGAGCCTGGTATGGTTTGTGATGTTGGTGGCGATGGCGCTGCAAACCAGCTTCCTCACCCCACCTGTCGGCTTTGCGCTGTTCTACCTCAAAGGCGTCTGCCCGGAAGGCATTACGCTCAAAGAGATTTATCGCGGCGTCGTCCCGTTTATCGTGATTCAGTTGCTGGCACTGGTGTGCTTGGTGATCTGGCCGCAGCTCGTCTTGTGGGTACCCAGCGTGGCGTATGGGTAA
- a CDS encoding TRAP transporter substrate-binding protein, producing MAFTKVALATSLSIAATALTFNVQAAEKILLKTPVAFGTHLPALGTPIQWYADHITDTSGGTIKMKIYEPGKLVNPAEILDAVSTGKVNSGYATAGYWQGTLPAAALFSSVPFGPEAGEYMAWLYFGNGLKLYQEMYDQGGYNVKVLPCAIISPETSGWFKKPIEKPEDLKGLNMRFFGLGASVMEKLGVGTVQMPGGEIFGALEKGAIDASEFSQPAIDERLGFYKIVKYNYFPGWHQQSTVFELLINKDTWKKMDKAQQSAVETTCMATMTYSIAEGEAIQYSAMQKAQQNGVEIRYWNDTMLNLFETTWMEVVDEKKKADPFFAKVWDDLSKFRHDYALWEENAFLPRKSHTQ from the coding sequence ATGGCTTTCACTAAAGTTGCACTTGCCACCAGCCTTTCGATTGCGGCGACAGCACTCACGTTTAATGTTCAGGCGGCGGAAAAGATTCTACTCAAAACCCCGGTCGCGTTCGGCACGCATCTGCCTGCGCTCGGCACCCCGATTCAATGGTACGCCGACCACATCACCGACACCTCCGGTGGCACCATCAAAATGAAAATTTATGAACCCGGCAAACTGGTGAATCCGGCGGAAATTCTCGATGCCGTTTCTACCGGTAAAGTAAACTCCGGTTACGCCACCGCTGGTTACTGGCAAGGCACCCTTCCGGCCGCCGCCCTCTTTTCTTCAGTCCCCTTTGGCCCGGAAGCCGGTGAATACATGGCGTGGCTCTACTTCGGTAACGGCCTGAAACTCTACCAAGAGATGTACGACCAAGGCGGTTACAACGTCAAAGTGTTGCCGTGTGCCATCATCTCTCCGGAAACGTCCGGCTGGTTTAAAAAGCCGATTGAAAAACCAGAGGATCTGAAAGGCCTCAACATGCGCTTCTTTGGCCTTGGCGCGTCGGTGATGGAAAAACTGGGCGTGGGCACTGTGCAGATGCCGGGCGGCGAGATTTTCGGCGCACTGGAAAAAGGCGCGATTGATGCGTCTGAATTCTCTCAGCCAGCCATCGACGAACGCCTCGGCTTTTACAAGATCGTGAAATACAACTACTTCCCGGGCTGGCACCAACAGTCAACGGTGTTTGAATTGCTGATCAACAAAGACACCTGGAAGAAGATGGACAAAGCGCAGCAAAGCGCCGTGGAAACCACCTGTATGGCGACCATGACCTACTCAATCGCGGAAGGCGAAGCGATTCAATACTCCGCGATGCAAAAAGCGCAGCAGAATGGCGTGGAGATCCGTTACTGGAACGACACCATGCTCAACCTGTTTGAAACCACCTGGATGGAAGTGGTCGACGAGAAGAAAAAAGCCGACCCGTTCTTTGCCAAAGTGTGGGACGACCTGAGCAAGTTCCGCCACGATTACGCGCTGTGGGAAGAGAACGCCTTCCTGCCACGTAAATCGCACACGCAATAA
- a CDS encoding AraC family transcriptional regulator, whose amino-acid sequence MAIIDEQTQFDADKLTACVIGIAADIAKHDSGMHQHKKGQLLYAPQGCMSFVLNNLLCILPPTKAVWIPPYTQHRVMMTNVVAYRSLYFDCDMFDCPTTMTMVEVDALLKALIDKMALWAWDKPENEMQNTTALFWEEFYAAKRHAFQLPLPSNRRLQKFRAQLMQESFLVPDLTSIADSVGASTKTVSRLFKTETGMSYQDWRQQWRLLKAIELLSREKQVNDVSDWLGFSSDSAFIAFFKKQTGYTPLSFMKSKSDDHMVR is encoded by the coding sequence ATGGCAATTATCGATGAACAAACCCAGTTTGATGCAGATAAATTAACCGCTTGCGTGATAGGGATCGCAGCCGATATCGCTAAACACGATTCAGGTATGCACCAGCACAAGAAAGGACAACTGCTCTATGCGCCCCAAGGATGTATGAGCTTTGTTTTAAATAACTTACTCTGCATTTTGCCGCCGACAAAAGCGGTATGGATTCCACCATACACTCAACATCGAGTGATGATGACTAACGTGGTGGCTTATCGCTCACTGTATTTCGATTGTGATATGTTTGACTGCCCAACGACCATGACCATGGTAGAGGTAGATGCTTTGCTAAAGGCTTTGATTGATAAAATGGCACTGTGGGCATGGGACAAACCAGAAAATGAAATGCAAAATACGACGGCTCTGTTTTGGGAAGAGTTTTATGCAGCGAAACGTCATGCGTTCCAATTGCCTTTGCCGTCAAATCGACGACTTCAAAAATTCCGAGCACAATTGATGCAAGAATCTTTTTTAGTACCAGACCTGACTTCGATTGCCGATTCCGTTGGTGCAAGCACTAAAACCGTGAGTCGACTATTCAAAACTGAAACGGGGATGTCCTACCAAGACTGGAGGCAGCAATGGCGTTTATTGAAGGCCATTGAATTACTGTCTAGAGAAAAGCAAGTCAACGATGTCTCTGATTGGCTAGGTTTCTCTTCTGACAGTGCGTTTATCGCATTTTTTAAAAAACAAACTGGGTACACTCCACTGAGTTTTATGAAAAGTAAGTCGGATGACCACATGGTGAGATGA
- a CDS encoding glutamine amidotransferase: protein MKTLLIVNVGQAPQAQLEKFGDFEEWALRAIRSQGVEQHDIHIEFHDGVQHALPNFDTLAGVIIMGSLAMASEKKPWMLRLSDEIVQLVERQIPLLGICFGHQLIAQALGGVVGYHPQGLEIGTVQIAKEPVANDDAIFAHLPEQFGAQAVHYQSVLTLPESAVHLARSDFEPHHAYRVGSACWGVQFHPEFTPEIMQMSLDGLKHEFEDDYPAKSAQVTETEQAKQVLLQFARVCCQAQ, encoded by the coding sequence ATGAAAACACTACTCATCGTCAATGTCGGTCAGGCGCCGCAAGCTCAGTTGGAAAAGTTCGGAGATTTTGAAGAGTGGGCGCTGCGCGCAATTCGCTCGCAGGGCGTCGAGCAGCACGACATTCACATCGAATTCCATGACGGCGTGCAGCACGCACTGCCAAATTTCGATACCTTAGCGGGTGTCATCATCATGGGTTCGCTGGCGATGGCTTCCGAGAAAAAGCCGTGGATGCTGCGGTTATCCGACGAAATTGTTCAGTTGGTTGAGCGCCAAATTCCCCTGCTGGGTATCTGCTTTGGCCATCAGTTGATTGCGCAAGCGCTCGGTGGCGTTGTCGGTTATCACCCGCAAGGCTTGGAAATCGGCACAGTGCAGATCGCCAAAGAACCTGTGGCGAATGACGATGCGATTTTCGCGCATTTGCCTGAGCAATTTGGCGCGCAAGCGGTTCATTACCAATCGGTGCTGACGCTGCCAGAGAGCGCCGTTCATCTCGCGCGCAGCGATTTTGAACCGCATCATGCGTACCGTGTCGGCAGTGCGTGTTGGGGCGTGCAGTTCCATCCGGAATTCACACCCGAGATCATGCAGATGTCGCTTGATGGTCTGAAACACGAATTTGAAGACGACTACCCAGCGAAAAGCGCTCAGGTCACCGAAACAGAGCAAGCCAAACAGGTCCTGCTGCAATTTGCCCGCGTCTGCTGTCAGGCGCAGTAA
- a CDS encoding LysR family transcriptional regulator, whose translation MAGPLLSSRQPILDKILFFCVVMQTGSFKEASQRQGISAAAGSRWVKELEETLSVELIKRSTRQLAATQAGQLLYERFAPMIGDIDTLCEEVQNLSEQQQGEIRLSSTPLFARQYLTKIVAEYMAQHPKVHFKIFIEAGEFDPLTIDFAFRAIATYDGEPVEDSLLIRKRLLSEPLYLCASERYLTEAGTPTTPQELKEHRCLYARTLLGGNRWCFERDEQPEIVTIRDALECDNSEMLLNLAQQSAGIAYLPHSLVEPCLRSGELRHVMPQYRCASFDIFLYYRPRHPMPERCASFKRYLLERVETLQKQGPAHDADPESAVHAAP comes from the coding sequence ATGGCGGGACCACTGCTTTCCAGTCGCCAGCCGATTCTGGATAAGATCCTGTTCTTTTGCGTGGTGATGCAAACCGGATCGTTCAAAGAGGCCTCGCAGCGACAGGGCATTTCGGCTGCCGCAGGCAGCCGCTGGGTCAAAGAGCTGGAAGAGACGTTGTCGGTTGAACTCATCAAACGCAGCACGCGCCAACTGGCCGCGACCCAAGCGGGGCAACTGTTGTACGAACGCTTTGCGCCGATGATTGGCGATATCGATACGCTGTGCGAAGAGGTGCAAAACCTCAGCGAGCAACAACAGGGCGAAATCCGCCTCTCGTCGACGCCGCTGTTTGCCCGCCAGTATCTGACCAAAATCGTGGCTGAATACATGGCGCAGCATCCTAAAGTACATTTCAAAATCTTTATTGAAGCGGGGGAGTTTGACCCGCTTACCATCGATTTTGCCTTTCGCGCCATCGCCACGTATGACGGTGAACCGGTGGAAGATTCGTTGCTGATCCGCAAACGCCTGCTCAGTGAACCGCTGTATTTGTGCGCCTCGGAACGCTATCTGACCGAAGCGGGCACACCGACCACGCCGCAGGAACTGAAAGAGCATCGCTGCTTGTATGCACGCACTTTATTGGGCGGCAATCGCTGGTGTTTTGAGCGCGACGAGCAGCCGGAAATCGTCACCATTCGTGATGCGCTGGAGTGCGACAACAGCGAAATGCTGCTCAATCTTGCTCAGCAAAGTGCGGGCATTGCTTATCTGCCGCATTCGCTGGTGGAGCCGTGTTTACGCAGCGGCGAATTGCGTCATGTGATGCCGCAATATCGCTGCGCGAGCTTTGACATCTTTCTTTACTATCGGCCTCGGCATCCGATGCCAGAGCGTTGCGCCAGCTTTAAACGTTACCTGCTTGAGCGGGTGGAAACGCTGCAAAAACAGGGGCCAGCGCATGACGCTGACCCGGAGAGTGCTGTGCATGCCGCGCCTTAA
- a CDS encoding TRAP transporter small permease subunit, translating into MSKVLASTPAVPLYLHIERGVSSVSKVFAWANLLLVGIIILQVVLRKVFSNGQVTLEELQWHLYATAVMFGTAYAQITNLHVRVDLFYHKFSTRKKAIIDILGTLFLAMPFVVVVILHSYDFAYESWRMNESSSSPSGLPYRWLIKSVIPLSFSLLLMAMLAGVLRNFDTLIKGAPHGTE; encoded by the coding sequence ATGAGCAAGGTTCTCGCATCTACGCCTGCTGTGCCTCTCTACCTGCATATTGAACGTGGCGTTTCGTCCGTGAGCAAAGTCTTTGCCTGGGCCAACCTGCTGTTGGTTGGCATCATCATCCTTCAGGTAGTGTTGCGCAAAGTCTTCTCCAACGGTCAAGTCACGCTGGAAGAGTTACAGTGGCATCTTTACGCAACCGCCGTGATGTTTGGTACGGCGTATGCGCAAATCACCAATCTGCATGTTCGGGTCGACCTGTTCTACCACAAGTTCAGCACCCGAAAAAAAGCCATCATCGACATTCTCGGCACCCTGTTTCTGGCGATGCCGTTTGTGGTGGTGGTGATCCTGCACTCGTACGATTTCGCCTATGAGTCGTGGCGAATGAATGAAAGCTCCTCGTCACCCTCCGGCCTGCCTTATCGCTGGCTGATCAAAAGCGTGATTCCCCTCAGTTTCTCTCTGCTGCTGATGGCAATGCTGGCGGGCGTGCTGAGAAACTTCGATACCCTGATTAAAGGAGCGCCGCATGGAACCGAATGA